In the genome of Candidatus Hydrogenedentota bacterium, the window CTCTATATTGACCTGGACGTGTGCGCCTCCAGGGACTGCGGCCTGTGCGAGGTGGAATGCAGCTACTTCTATCATCCTGGAAACAACGGCGTGGCTTCGCTGCTCGAATTGGCTACATTCAGCCTGGTGTGCCGCCGGTGCGACGAGCCCCATTGCGTGAATGCGTGCCCCCGCGAGGCGTTGGAACAACAGCCCGAAAAGAACAAGCTGCTCGTGCGGCACACCATGCGCTGCGTGAGCTGCCGGAGCTGTTCGCACGCGTGCCCCTACGGCACCATCTATCCCGAATACGTGGCGCCGGTAGCCCACAATTGCGATTTCTGCCTTGACCGGCGGGACCAGGACCGCCAGCCCCTGTGCGTCGCGACGTGCTCGCACGGCGCACTGGCGGTAAGGCCCGTCACCGAGCCGCTGGACGAAAACACGTTCCTGGTGGGCGACAATCTCATGGTCCATTCAACGCATTGGGAAAGGTTATAGCCGGATATGTACGCTTACCCGCTGTATTTCGTGCTGTTCGGCCTTGTCCTGACCGCCGTGCTTGGGCTGCTCGCGAGTTGGCTGGACCGGAAAGTTACTGCGCGGGTTCAGTACCGGGTCGGCCCGCCAGTGCTTCAACCCGCGATCGACATCGTAAAACTCCTGGGCAAAGAGACCCTCATACCGGCGGGCGCTCACAAGCCGACGTTCCTGGCAGCCCCCCTGTTCAGTTTCGCCGGAGCGGCCGCCGTATCGACGTTGCTGTGGATCACGGTGGCACAACCATCGCGGGGCTTCGCGGGGGACGTGTTCGTGGCGCTCTATCTTTTCACTCTGCCTTCGCTGGGCATCATTCTCGGAGGCTTTGCCTCGGGCAATCCTGTCGCGAGCCTGGGCGCATCT includes:
- a CDS encoding 4Fe-4S dicluster domain-containing protein codes for the protein MHTSAEQLHHGKLNLSPTPGNGPRLYIDLDVCASRDCGLCEVECSYFYHPGNNGVASLLELATFSLVCRRCDEPHCVNACPREALEQQPEKNKLLVRHTMRCVSCRSCSHACPYGTIYPEYVAPVAHNCDFCLDRRDQDRQPLCVATCSHGALAVRPVTEPLDENTFLVGDNLMVHSTHWERL